Genomic window (Nymphaea colorata isolate Beijing-Zhang1983 chromosome 1, ASM883128v2, whole genome shotgun sequence):
ggtgaaaatgttGTCCTCATACCAATACCAGCACCGGTACTCGTacttatgtgacatagcttgggTCCATACAAAAGCTAATAGGATAATAATTAGATTCCTCCATAACCAAGTTGATAATTGGCCAGGTTAAAGTTGGGAAGAACTTGTAAAGTTTTCTTGAAGTTCAGGACTaagtttcttcttttaaaaaatttctaattatTAAATCATACTCTAAACAGGAAGAAGTTTTCTTGAAGTTCAGGACTaagtttcttcttttaaaaaatttctaattatTAAATCATACTCTAAACAGGAAGAAACTTTCTAGCAGTTGAATCACAAAATAGAGACTACGCTAATATATTATCTAATATTCTTAGGAAACTTTCATCAAAAGGCAATCTGTCTAGTGGAAGCTGTGAATTTTGAGAGGCATAATGAAATTTTCCTGAATGGATCAGAATTTGTGAACCCAGGCTTCGGCTCTCGCCCAAGCAGTGGAATAACCCTCTTGGTCACCCGGAAATACTGCAATAATGGCAGCTACAGGCAGACGAAGTCATGCCCAGATGACACGGAAAATTGGAAAACCAGTTGCCACTATATGGACTAGCTCCTAATTGTTCTTTTTCAAGAGAACTTAAAAGGCAGTCCAAGTCAAGCAAAGCAAACATTATCAGCCTAGTACAATTATATGTATGATGAATTGATAGTCGGATTTAAAGACAacatttatatttatagtgCTCTTAGAACATAACATAGTTCTTAAATCATGTGTTTTAGAAGGACATACTTCAACAAACAATGCATTTCTTACCAAACGCCTTACAAGAATATGAATATATGACTCATCGAGAACAGTTATGTAGACAAGTGTCCAAACCTCTTTTATTTCTCATACAAATTTTCTCGATTTCAAGAAAACATAGGATTTCGTTCTTAATTGGTTGTTTTCGTAACAATAACAagttgttactgtttcatgaatctgttccaaaaattaaggtagattcatagaGTACTGTGTTTGCATGGTCCGTGAATCTATCCAAATTGATTCAGAAAATAGTAACAACTTAAActtgttattgttgccaaacatgCTATAAGGGATCACCTTTTTATTATCTAAAAGATCTACATGAAGtcttcttccttcccttcccaAAAGCATGTTTAATAGCTCACAATCAAAGTCTACTAAACAGACGAAATTATCTCCTGCCCGTACACCAACATACCCTAACCATTAAACAAGGTAAAAGTTTTCCAAAGAGAATTCCAAACGCTTTACACCTtcactttctaaaatttctagAACAAAAGCATAGTTGGTGAACTTGCCCATCTAAGTCATGAGTCATCTAAGTCGGTTAGAATCATCCATTTATTGGGTCACTAATCAAGTCTGATAAAGTCAGATGGGATCATCAACtaattatatatttcttttgcaaTGTGTGTTGTTGAATCctaaagtttgttatttttttatttgtaaaatgtCATAAACTTTATTGAATATACACAAAAACTCATATTACATATTATCTAgttttagttgatgaaaaatcatcaactaatAATTATATGTTTCTTTAGACATGTGTTGTCGAATActaaagtttgttattttttttatttgcaacaTGTTATCAACTTTATTGAATATACACAAAAACTCATACTACATATTATCTAGTtttaattgatgaaaaaatcaaacgTAAATTTCTCACAAACTTAccttctttatttatttacagaaaaaaaatgtactaCGAAAATTTATGACTGAACTCAACCAAGTCACCAACTCAACTCTCTAACCTAGTGACCTAGTGTTTAGCCAGTTTAAGTCTAAATTATGGGTTTGAACAAAAGTTGGCCTCATGGGTCTACTAATGTTCATtggcaaaaaaacaaaataatcaatCAGTCTTTTCTTACACCAGTGCCCTAAAAGGACACCAAAAAATCAGGAAACGTCCACTAACTTCAACTCGAAACAACTGGAGAATGTTTGCTTCAGTCCTGTCATTCATCCAGTATATTTCTTCCTGTCCTTTCTTATCAGAAGTACTTAACATAGGATTCTCATGTATCATCAATCAGTATACTATTTTTATTGATCGTAAGGTCCCACTCTTTAACTAGCCAGCATGTGGACATAGTTAACTCACCattcccaaaatttttcaaattgcaTAATGGATGCTTGATCCACCTTGTTACTTGAATTGTTAGtacttattttctaaaaataacatgaaaaagagttaaataaaaatattttaaaaataactaaaaactCTGGCAGTGGCTCTTCAAATTGGTTGACACTGCTTTGAGTTCCGGCAGAGTTTATTCTAAAAGGCAAACAGATAAATGTTCGTCAAAATCTAGATATAGCATAACTGGTTAGACAGGTGGCGAAGTAGAGATGTGTAGCTATTTTAATTCCCGTGGGCATTGTGCTCTTGCACCCATATTGAAACTGGTCGAGCTGGTGGTATGAGAAAGATGTATTGCCAATTCAATTCTAATGGGCGCTATGCTTTTGTATCATATTATAGACACGAAAGTAAACCTACATCTTATATCAACATGCACCCCaaccacatatttttttatgcaaattcaaaatatttttttttttatctttgtctctttctttctttattatagtaataaaagtaaaaataaaggtaaaattgagccaagaaacaagctaaaaattatatataatatgcatacATTTAAACGAAGCTCTTTTCTCAATCCTCTCACTCACTATTATAAGTCTGAATCGGAACAATTCAATCGTTTATGGgcaatttttttgcaaaatggAAATATACTTTCGACTTGAGGAAAGTTAGTACATCGAGAATATAAAATGTCACATTTTTGGGAGTAGGTTAGCAGTGTGAGTGTTGAAAACAATAAATAGTAATACTATATAGGAATTATGCTTAATATAGAAAATCCAAACGAAATTTTCTTTAAGAAAGGGCCACACGCACGTTGAGATGGGACCCACAGGGGCAGTGCTAAATAAGATGTGCCGGCAAGAGTTCCGGTCATCAACAAGAAGAACTTTATTGAAAGTAACTTTTATTATCTTTTGGTCATCAAGATCTTCAGTAACGGCTgccatttccatttttcttaTGTGATTCCtgtttttctaataaatgttttaaaaaaagatcCGCCATTAACATGATAGTGATGATTTTTTAAACTAAAATACAATTATATTCGTTTATTTTGCTTAGGGAGAGGGTTCTAATTTAGAAAAATCAAACCGAGTGTTAAAAAAGAGGTTATTTGTTatgaatttccatttttttataacACACAGCCTCATTGGCGTGTGTGTTTACAGAGAAAAGGGGATGATAGCCCTTTAAGCAAAATATTATTGAGAAGATAATGTGGGGAAGCATAATTTTAGCAAAAGTAAGGTTTCCTCCTAGtacacataaaaaatgtaagcCTAAATTGGGATAATACGTTAATGATAGTACTCAAATAGAAAAATCTAAAGTCCGAACTTTTGTATAATAATAGTTTTGAACGATAGAATTTTGTTTTGCAAAGTAATATCTCTTTGTCCCCTTAGGTTTAGAGAATTTGTTGAAAcccccttcctttttttctttttgcaaaactagacatttttattttttgcaaccACGACATCCGGCCTCACACATGAGCGtgtcaaaatatatatatatatatatatatatatcgagccCCCTCTCTTGACTCGAATTTGTGGACGTAGAGCGCGTGTTTGACTTGGTACTCCAATTTTTGATAATTGTAAAATACTTTTACAATTAAGTGCCTATTAAAGTATATTAAAATCACATGGCCATGAGTCCGTGCATCAACTCATTAACTTTACTAAACCTGTACACAAATGTTTATGCTACATGTTATTCAGTTTTATGtgagaagaaaaatcaaacatgaagtcTCATATATtcactttattttaaaaaaaaaaaactcgacaAAGGGAGTCTCGCCAGAGTGTGCAAGTAGGCTTGGGCATCGAGATGACCCGATAAAAGTCGGCTAAGCCGGCCCGATACCTGAAACTCAAGATTCAAGCGCTAGAGAGAGACTCAACATCTTCACCGCTTCATTGAGCCGataaaataagaaatatataacaaaatttggggacaagaagtcccctaaagACTCAACATCTTGACCGCCTCGTTGAGGttgggatgagagagagaatgtcTTCGTAATGCAGCAAACACGGGCTTTCAAAACTTTGGTTTTGAAGGTGCGAGAAGTCGATTAGAATTGAACTCAGTTTCCGGGGTTtcatatcatttgaaaaaaattgggcaCCTTACGCTAAATGTTGCAAAACGTGAGGGGTtaatcagaaaaatgaaaatgaaatatataaaaaacgAAGATTTGACCAGCGAAATTCGCATCCGTCGTCTCTTGGTTTTGCCTCAAAAAGATTTGATTTCCCTCCTTAGGGTTTCCGGCGTAACGTTTTCCTCCGGGGTCCACGGAAGGTGTTGACAGACGTTTCCCGACCCGATTCTCGCCGGAGTTTTTGCCGGAAATCAGAACGGGGCATGATGCTCTGATTCCCTTCCAGATTTCCATTTCTCACGTCCAGACAAGGAGGAGGCCTGAACGCCCGTTCCGCGGCAGTTTCCCGTCGGTTTTGGCGGGAACGCCGCGAAGAGACGGAGAACTCCGCCGTTCTCTCCGCTGTCAGATCAGGTACGCCTTTGTCGATGGTTTTGGATCGTTACTGTTCTGAACATGAGGGGATTATATGAAGCTTCGCGTATTTCTGTTTCGTCTGAGATAGAATTTGTGAATGTCGCGCGTGAAGTTTTGAGACGAGGCCAGGCCTCGTTTTCTGACGtgcattttacatttttttctggaaTCCAACGAGGCTTTGAGGTATTGCTGTGATTTTCATACGCGTATCCTTTGGTGTTCGATTTGTATATTCTGAGCTTGAGTTGCCTGAAAACGATTGACAAATTTGTGCTTGTATTGTAGTCCGTTTAATTTCGTAGTAGATTTCAGAGGATCTTTTGTTAAGTCATTGTTACGTGAAATAGGAGAGCGAAATAATCATTTGAAGCTTACTTCCATTTACAATTGAAGCAGATGGGATAtctatttattcattttctgttttatttttctttgatacAAGAATTAATTCCGTTTTGGTGGTGGTAATTTAAATTTCCTGCTCATGAAAATAATTGTGGAAAGGCTTGTGGTAATAACTGAGTGGAATTTCTCTGTCTATTGATCAGGCAAACTTTTGAATGTGGATCGGATACATCATGGATGGGAAAAAACTACGTAAAGAAAATACAGCAGGCTTGTTCGTGGTTCTTTCATATGGTTTTTCCCCCTCGTCTTATTGTCGTTCAGATGAATTTGAATAAGTTTGAATTCATTCCCAGAAGGTAACTACTGAAGATGGTGGTGATTGCCTTTTTGCTTTATGGTTTCAGGGAACTGCGACTTAATACAGCGACGGACACCTGATGATTAAGAGATAGGAGCAGAAACGTCCGTTCCAGGTCATGGATCTTCAATCTCCTTTGGGCTTCTCGAATAAATGTTGTACTAATAGTTGTAGCCTGACGGGTAGCAGCAAATGGCATCGTTCTGTGAAGAGGAAGGTTGAACAGATTGAGGAACTGCTGGGCCATAGAGGAGATTTGGTGGATGACCTGGACTATTTTTCAGTTGCTCGAATTGAGATAGAAAATGAATGCATGGCTTTGAGAGAGACAGTAAATAGTCAGCAGAAACAAATTCAGGATCTTTGCAGTGAGCTAGATGAAGAAAGGAATGCATCAGCTTCTGCTGCAAATGAGGCCATGTCAATGATTTTACGGTTGCAGAGAGAAAAGGCTGAGGTTCAGATGGAAGCTCGGCAGTTTAAGCGGTTTACGGAGGAGAAAATGGCTCATGATCAGCAGGAGCTGCTGTCAATGGAGGACACTTTGTATAAGAAAGACCAGCTCATACAATCACTCAATTGTGAGATACAGGCTTACAAGCATAGGCTAATGAGTCTCGGCTTTGACCAGTTTGACTTTGAAGATGCTAAGTTGAATGAAGGTTCTTCCACGAGTCGATATAATCGAAATAGGAGTATTGGGGAGAAGTGGGAAAATGCAGATTGGCAGGAAACAGAAGAATCAAATAGATCTGTGTATTCAGAGGGTACTCCTTTAGGTCGGGGGCAGAAACCTAATCTTTTTGAGTACCCACCATTAAGATGCAGCTTGAATGGGATTCAAGAATTTTCTGAATATGATGATTCATTAGACCTTGAGAAGTATGCTTCAGGTGAAACTCCTCGTAACCGGGAGCAACTTCAGAATTTGGAGGACAGGATTTATCGTCTAGAGCATTTGGATGGTAAATTCAACTATGGAGAGAATCTCCGTGACAAAGGGGTAGCCACTCCTTCTCCTAGAAGATCAAGACATGCTAGAAATTTATCTACAGATAGTGCCAGCACTTATTCTGTTTTGGTGAAGGAAGCACACCAAGAATGTATTGTGGAAAACGTGTTGATGTCAGGTCCAAGAGAAAGCTCGAAAAGGCTGGAGGACTTTTGTGCCAATGAGGATTACTTCTATTCAAGGAATTGGAGCAATGCTTCTGAACTTGCTGATGATCCTAGTGACAGAATATATACAATTGACTCGGTTCATGGTGCACGTGGCTCTAAGCAAACATCAGATGAAAAAGGTGGCTGGATGGGGGAACCAGTTCCATACAGAAACAGGGTTGAGAATGCTAGTTATTGCATGGCTGATGGAAATTTTCGGACTCTGCGACCTGATGATGGTGCTCTTGATTGCAAACCTCAGATCGGAAAGCTTGATGAGTATGTTGCTTCACCTAGAGGTTCTTTGAAGAGGACCGATATGGTGGATGGGGATGTTAAGAAGCTGTATTTGAGGCTTCAAGCACTTGAGGCAGACAGGGAATCAATGCGGCAGTCAATAATGTCAATGCAAACAGATAAGGCTCAATTGATATTGCTAAGAGAGATAGCTCAACAGCTGTGTAAAGAGCTCACACCAGAAAAAAAGATGGTCAAAAAGCCATCCTTGATTGAAAGGATTTCATTTATGTCAGTGTTGAAGGTAAAATCTATGGTTTTAGTATGTACTATTTTCTTTAATTGGTTTGCTGAAGAAGCTATACAGATTATTAGTTTCTGCCTTGCTGTCATgtgtcaaaatcaaaattttcatatgaatgtctttttttcttgtcttcctttttttccttccagtAGCTGTCAGCCCTTTGATTTGCCTATTGAGGAGCTATACGTTTgatctttttttccccttcaccTTCTtgattagttttctttttctggttttttgcTATTTGGTTTTCTTAGGTTATAGAGTTACCTGCGCATCACATTCCCAGTTATGCTTATCTTTTCTTCATTGAGTGTGGAACTGTGAAaaagggagatagagagaggctGCCAATGTGTCACacccaagaagaaatgagaatttTCACCTAGGTAAAAGAAATAGAATTTTTAAGAATTCCTATATAAGCATACCCTCTCAAATGTGATGCTTTTGTCTTGATATGACATAAAATGCAGAGAGCTGTTATTGGCTACAGCATTTACAAACCTAATTTGGGGAAATGGATCGGCTATCTGGTCCTGTCTCTAGCATATGCTCTTGAGTGAATGATTGAAACAGTAAAGGGTCGCCTGAAACAGAATCTCTCATTTAAAACACCCCAGCTCCAATTAGGTTCCTGTTGTTGTTTTGGTTGTTGGTCTAAAGGAGTTTATCATGTACTTGCTAGTCAATTTTATTCCAACCAGATATTAACTCTGATCTGACCCTGTGTTGAGTAATGAACAGCTGAGGGAAGTGACTGCATGAACATGGTTAAGTAGGGGACTCTTATATACAATATGACAGCTTCTTTATCTGTAATTATTTACAAGAACATATTATCTGGTCAAATGTGATTGTACCTAAATGGACTGTATGCATCACCAGTCAAACATCCTTTCATCTTCTGGTTTATGTTGGATTCCTGAAGCATttctaacttttctttttttcttttgttgcttctaGAGCATGATTTATgcttttattttggttttaacttttaacgaCTTGCATACAAGTGACGTTTCATAAGAAACTTACTCTAGTTTACCGTGCATCTGATTTTCAGTGGATTGTGTCTTTTATCTTCTGCAGAAAGAGACCACAAAGAATAAAGTAAGTAATGGTTCGCTCATTTATTTACTCTTTGTAACCACATATGTACAATTACGAGGTAATCATCTTGTTTCCTTCCCTTTTCAGATACCCATTTGGTCCAACCGGGAACAATGTGGGCCTTATATTGCTTTTGGATAGATCTTCACAATTCAGACGTTGGAGAGGCATCACCAGAGCAAAAGCATGAAACAGGAGATTTGAAATAACGATGGTGCATTTGGTTGGAGAACTTTTATAGATCCAAAGCATATACAGTTGGTTGAGGATTGATGTGTAATCTGCAATGGGGCTTTATTGCTTTAGCACCATGGAGTTAATGCCTTGTGGTGCTCATCTATAACAAGGTTGCACAAATTTGATATTGTTCGTAAATTTGTCTTCGGGTGCAGTACCAAGAAACCTGTCCAAGTTGTGAACTCTCACAATCATTAAGCTTTCCTTGAGCTTTTTCAACTGATTCTGTGAGGCAGACGTTATGGGTGAACAGTTTCTGTAAAATGAATGTGTAGATCACTTTTGTACAGCTTCACCTGAAATTGTATTCATTGAGTTTTAGTTGTAATTTCTGTGTATCTTAAAAGTGCAGCTGGATTTCCAGTTTCTACTCATGATATGCTCCGTAAACCAAGAATATAGTGTTTCTTTTGTATGTTTTACCCGTTTAGCATAATATCACACAATCGAGGTGTGCGTTGCATTTCTAGCCTCAAGAAGGCAGAAAGGATATTGCAGCATTTCATCTGGTTTTCTTCGCTCTTGCAAATTACTGAACTACTTATCAACATTTTATTCTCATGATGCAGATTCCGGCAAGCTAATCTTTCCGTGGTGCTAAAACATGAAGGCAAAAAAGGCGCCCTTCTGTtaatttgcaacaaaaaattgcTATTTTCTCCTTGTGGTTGAAGGGTGGGGAAGGGTTTCTTTTCTTGTGGTCATGTGCAAATTGGGAACACAAGAAGGTGCATGGAATTTCCAGTAGAATGCcctgaaaattttgatagttCTGATGTCTTTTGTCATAATATGCTTAACTGGGAAAGTGAAATTCCCGTCCAGCGCTTGTATTTTAGGGCTTGTTATCATGCTTGGTAAGGTGGCTAACTTAGATCGCCATTTGGAACATGTTTGTGTTGTAAATGGGGGAAGCTTGTCGAGTGGTTTAGTTTTTCGGTGAAGTGCCTTAAGGTTTTTATTTGAGCTCATGAAATTGGCTGTCGCTGAAAACAATGattctcattttttgaaaaatcgaCACCACTATTGTGATCAGGTTAACAACCATCACTATTTTCAACCTGCAGtaataatgttcttttttttcttcccactaACAGTAGTCTTCAAATTATTAATTTGTTCATGATGGTCGCAAGAATGAGTAAAATCTGCAATGCGTCGCTTCAACCAATCAAAAGGAGCTGTTATTTCAAAATGATCCATCCCTGATAACAGATCGTAGAGTTCGGGTGACCAGAATATGCCTGAGGGTTGAGGCCCTCCTTTCCTTGGCCCAGGTTTCAAGACTACTTTGGTGGAGACTCTCACCCGTCTGACAGACCAACCAACTACGTTGAACTCTCGGAGTGGGAGATTTTAAGTTACTTTGAAGATAGAGTGAACCAGAGATTTTTCTACTTTTTGGATTTACTCAAGGCTGATCTAAATGCACTTGCTATTAAGTGAGAATCGTGAAATATTCCTTGTTTGGAGTTCGAGTTCAGTCTGAGCTAACTAAgaaaacctcgagctcgactcggctcaagctcgagaatagctcgatggaagcaactcgagctcgactcggcagttatatgttgagctcgagctcgactcgattaagactcgacaaactcgtttcaatagaattgatattcatcattatgtgttgagctcgagctcaacttgattaaagctcgacaaactcttTTGAATAGCTCGACAAACTAGTAAACtagtttgaatatattgacttattatggctcaacaaactcgattaaggctcgagctcgactcgacaattacatgttgagctcaaactcaagttgattatttaaacgagtcgactcatgaactcgagctccgctcgttaagcaaatgaatcGACTCAAACTCATTCACGAGccaagctttaacgagtcgagctcaagtgaCTTGACTACCCCTATATCTACTGAGTAAACAAACTCCAAATTTCACCACAGAAGATTTATAATGTTCGGTATGTGGCAAAAACCTCAGATCACCTGGAAATTTTTgataaatacatattttatcaattttaaaaaaaagtctctttagaaaaaggaatttttgcATAAGTAATGCTCCATTCACCGTGTCCGCGTCCCTTGTGATAGGACAGTGGACTCCCATTACGCTCAATATTGCCAGCTTTGCCACTCAGCCGCCGgctcctttccttcttttctctgtGCGTCCTTGTCAAACATGTAAGGACAAAATCGTATTTTTCCTTCTTAGGGCGATGCTAAAACCTCCTCTTGCGTGCGTGCAgcttctctcctcttctctgTCTTGTGCTTGTCCCAGCGAGGAGTTGccctccttttcttctcctttacATACTCCGTGTGGCTGTCCATCTTCGCCCTTCCGCGTCGTCTTCCCCGTGGAATTCTAATCCCTCCTGTCATTTTATCTGAATCAGAGTATGgcctcccttctttttctttcttgttttgggtgtgCTTTCGCTCCCGTTTTGATTGCGCGTTAGGCAAATGCTGAtggatttgattttcatttatCTTTGTATAAATGTGTAGGGTTTATTGGTTCCTCAAGGGTCTAggttttttgaagttttgaatgCGGAAAGCAGAACGAAGCTGAAATGTTAGGGTTTTATTTTGTATGGTGGTGTTCTTAGAATTTGATTATCTCTTCTATGAAGAGGAGATGTTGTAATGTGCTTGTCCCGATCTCTAGgggtttctttcttccttggtttctgctgttttttattgtttctaaCGTGTCGTGGATCTGCTGGAGCTTGTTTTGCTTTGTTTCTGTCCCAGTGACTAGTGTTTGCTTCGTTAAGATAGAGAGTTTCTCTTCTTCAGGTTTTGCTGAAGTCTTTCCGTTGTTTTGGTTATAGGAGTACAGAGTTCTTTGCTGCAATAAGCCAAGATGTCGAGGAAGGGGTTAATGGAGCAGGACCTGAGTAAGCTTGATGTCACGAAATTGCATCCGCTCTCGCCGGAAGTAATTTCCCGTCAAGCTACCATCAACATAGGTCAGTAACGGTTTGGTGCTCCGTGGCAATTCAAATAAACGTGAATAATCGAATTACAGAACTACTGATTGAATTGGATTATGTGATTTTGTACGTTCAGTTTGTTCAACTTATTGATTATGTCTG
Coding sequences:
- the LOC116245859 gene encoding myosin-binding protein 7, which encodes MDLQSPLGFSNKCCTNSCSLTGSSKWHRSVKRKVEQIEELLGHRGDLVDDLDYFSVARIEIENECMALRETVNSQQKQIQDLCSELDEERNASASAANEAMSMILRLQREKAEVQMEARQFKRFTEEKMAHDQQELLSMEDTLYKKDQLIQSLNCEIQAYKHRLMSLGFDQFDFEDAKLNEGSSTSRYNRNRSIGEKWENADWQETEESNRSVYSEGTPLGRGQKPNLFEYPPLRCSLNGIQEFSEYDDSLDLEKYASGETPRNREQLQNLEDRIYRLEHLDGKFNYGENLRDKGVATPSPRRSRHARNLSTDSASTYSVLVKEAHQECIVENVLMSGPRESSKRLEDFCANEDYFYSRNWSNASELADDPSDRIYTIDSVHGARGSKQTSDEKGGWMGEPVPYRNRVENASYCMADGNFRTLRPDDGALDCKPQIGKLDEYVASPRGSLKRTDMVDGDVKKLYLRLQALEADRESMRQSIMSMQTDKAQLILLREIAQQLCKELTPEKKMVKKPSLIERISFMSVLKWIVSFIFCRKRPQRIKYPFGPTGNNVGLILLLDRSSQFRRWRGITRAKA